A single window of Microbispora sp. ZYX-F-249 DNA harbors:
- a CDS encoding ROK family protein has product GGRRTMQAVTQVGQWLGLGGSIVANLFNPRLIVIGGYFASLAEWLLPHAQEQLQRLVVAAPAAQCRFVASTLGFGAASRGAASMVVNRIIDDPATIMDSLPRPTAY; this is encoded by the coding sequence CGGCGGCCGGCGCACGATGCAGGCGGTGACGCAGGTCGGCCAATGGCTCGGGCTCGGCGGCTCGATCGTGGCCAACCTGTTCAACCCGCGACTGATCGTCATCGGGGGCTACTTCGCCTCACTGGCCGAGTGGCTGCTGCCCCACGCGCAGGAGCAGCTGCAGCGGCTCGTGGTGGCCGCCCCCGCCGCCCAGTGCCGATTCGTCGCCTCCACGCTCGGCTTCGGCGCCGCGTCCCGCGGCGCCGCGAGCATGGTGGTCAACCGGATCATCGACGACCCGGCCACGATCATGGATTCACTCCCCCGGCCGACAGCCTACTGA